Proteins encoded by one window of Hyphomicrobium nitrativorans NL23:
- the pgsA gene encoding CDP-diacylglycerol--glycerol-3-phosphate 3-phosphatidyltransferase, protein MDTPVTSRPPVATVPNVLTYARIAAVPALVACLFMGTEGGRWAAFWLFAAAAATDWLDGYLARRLEQQSTLGRMLDPIADKLIVGAALIMLVHDRTLDGWSIWAAIVILCREILVSGLREFLAELNVKIHVTNLAKWKTGVQMVALAALIAGPAADKIVPGVSTAGMVLLWIAAGLTLWTGYDYLKAGIRHAMEG, encoded by the coding sequence ATGGATACGCCCGTTACCTCCCGACCGCCCGTGGCGACTGTGCCGAACGTGCTGACGTACGCGCGGATCGCGGCCGTGCCTGCGCTCGTCGCTTGCCTTTTCATGGGCACCGAGGGCGGGCGCTGGGCGGCGTTCTGGCTGTTCGCTGCGGCGGCCGCCACCGATTGGCTCGACGGGTATCTCGCGCGCCGGCTGGAGCAGCAGTCCACGCTGGGGCGGATGCTCGATCCGATTGCGGACAAGCTGATCGTGGGCGCCGCGCTGATCATGCTGGTTCATGACCGGACGCTCGACGGGTGGTCCATCTGGGCGGCCATCGTCATCCTGTGCCGCGAGATCCTCGTCTCGGGGCTGCGCGAGTTCCTGGCCGAGCTCAACGTCAAAATCCATGTGACCAACCTCGCCAAGTGGAAGACCGGGGTGCAAATGGTGGCGCTGGCCGCACTTATTGCGGGGCCCGCTGCCGACAAGATCGTTCCCGGGGTCTCGACGGCCGGGATGGTTCTGCTCTGGATCGCGGCAGGGCTTACGCTCTGGACCGGATATGACTATCTCAAGGCCGGTATCCGCCACGCCATGGAAGGATAA
- the moaD gene encoding molybdopterin converting factor subunit 1: MTSGGAIAAVAAEQRVTVRYFAWVRERVGRSEEQVTIPPSVATVGEFARWLATRGPEYAEAFKRADVVRAALDQVHVKPSAPLAGAREVAFFPPVTGG, translated from the coding sequence ATGACGAGCGGCGGCGCAATCGCGGCAGTCGCCGCCGAACAGCGCGTAACCGTGCGTTATTTCGCATGGGTGCGCGAGCGCGTCGGACGTTCCGAGGAGCAGGTGACGATCCCGCCGAGCGTTGCCACCGTGGGCGAGTTCGCCCGCTGGCTCGCCACGCGCGGCCCGGAATATGCGGAAGCCTTCAAGCGCGCGGACGTGGTGCGCGCCGCGCTCGACCAGGTGCACGTCAAGCCCTCGGCGCCGCTTGCCGGTGCGCGTGAGGTTGCGTTCTTCCCGCCCGTCACCGGCGGGTGA